One segment of Erigeron canadensis isolate Cc75 chromosome 2, C_canadensis_v1, whole genome shotgun sequence DNA contains the following:
- the LOC122587428 gene encoding disease resistance protein RUN1-like isoform X2: protein MSSYDVFLSFRGEDTRDSFTDHLYNALIRAGIDTFRDNEEINRGEELKPEIERAIKESRSSIVVLSKNYATSSWCLDELLLILQQRKECNHFVLPVFYHIAPTDVRQQTNSFAIQVIEASSKWSVHNVNQWKAALKEVADLAGMVLSGSETKFLKEIVDTIYNKIDCKEVSLPPNITGMSARYEEINIWLNQPNLEFLSIWGMGGSGKTTLAKYIYDSNWKHFENVSFVEGIDSRCEGHHDLLELQEQLLKDILGGKKRKIPGVSHGTRKIEEALHSKRTLIVLDDIAEHKQLVALLGTGEINAQSKIILTTRQNTDKWFSSTKWRCQSYKMKLLNDDESLELLSRHAFGSKIPMEGFVELAGQAVRYCQGNPLALEVLGSSLFKNDWESQLKLLDKDIDSRIQVVLIRSYMSLPYKSEKELFLHIACFFVGKDIDYVVTILERDYSAASGIKTLINRCLLSVSPNKKLVMHRLLQEMGKNIVREESPKYPSERSRVWLSSESYKILSKGKGSKTIEGLALDMNLLTEEIFAFKSSELKTKALKKMDNLKLLQLNFVELTGSFDNIPEDLRWLCWIGFNSKTVPSDLYMMNLVAIDMSNSKLEVFDPPMNLQSLQILNLKDSHNLREIRNVFRIPQLESLILWNCFSLLHVCETIGDLTSLALLNLTGCKNLSNLLVGTKASTSGGFPMPTLSFPRSLKRLLLNKCELEYTDHFPLNFNVQPFLEYLNLGNSLFKVSPCYDHLENLRVLDLSFCCSLKSLLYLPNRLAELYVYYCESLEQITFNSHRFTLQEFGYEGCVNLYEVEDFIKLLPVSKLNETALGHLKWLKKYQNHEVCLVGDDELTVGRNCNLQMLYEFSIMSTSLPDVSDLKDPNIKPDYISESSSLSFGVPSCPENRRLKGLNLTFKYTISGDDSAWFAKISTTNGVDLMYNPRVFGKPEYGEVGIWLSYWPIGNTLEPEDKVNVSIAVMSGLEVHECGARLVYSDDEVADESSGSNLSLEEILGGELSGFQLSTGAYYLCRRDFFELMEVGRLAPDWFKILVGDTIDYTEIRGWRKIGRPKQLNRSYIDLKTLRCIIQGPELEDIYKITEMSKSSLDTTMTFTSSSELVKSGTEFEIHATNGKRTVHKKLIGIGVNIGDDKVKHKVVKELAKFAGIGSVTLDTKEERITVVGDFHPFRVVKLVEELWKNELIRVKNLPKSSALKSLYDRCYTIYNFAREAGVTLKYYAEAAQASSPMGSPPHQWEVLHQSMESSPSPPHQWEVLHQSMESSPSLSHQRKAPHPSMESPPSFPVSSLRKFSRSPSLERPPLSPSMESPPSSPFQSPEKSSS, encoded by the exons ATGAGTAGCTATGACGTATTTCTGAGCTTTAGAGGCGAAGATACACGTGATTCATTTACAGACCATCTTTACAATGCACTAATACGAGCAGGAATTGATACTTTTAGAGACAATGAAGAAATAAATAGAGGTGAGGAATTGAAACCTGAAATCGAAAGAGCAATCAAGGAATCAAGGTCTTCAATAGTTGTATTGTCAAAAAACTATGCAACTTCCTCTTGGTGCCTTGATGAGCTTCTGTTGATTCTACAACAAAGAAAAGAATGCAATCATTTTGTTCTGCCAGTTTTCTATCACATCGCTCCCACAGATGTTAGGCAACAAACTAACAGTTTCGCCATACAAGTGATCGAAGCTTCTTCAAAGTGGTCTGTGCACAACGTGAACCAGTGGAAGGCAGCACTAAAAGAGGTTGCTGATTTGGCCGGCATGGTTCTTTCTGG gtCTGAAACAAAGTTCTTGAAGGAAATTGTGGATACTATTTACAATAAAATAGATTGCAAAGAAGTTTCTCTTCCACCCAATATAACAGGGATGTCCGCTCGATATGAGGAGATCAATATTTGGTTAAATCAACCCAATCTTGAATTTTTATCAATTTGGGGAATGGGTGGAAGTGGCAAAACAACACTGGCCAAGTATATATACGATTCAAATTGGAAACATTTCGAAAATGTAAGTTTTGTTGAAGGGATTGATAGTAGATGTGAAGGACATCATGATTTGCTTGAGCTACAAGAACAACTTCTCAAAGACATTTTAGGAggcaagaaaagaaaaattccTGGTGTTTCCCATGGTACGAGGAAAATTGAGGAGGCATTACATTCAAAAAGGACGCTAATTGTTCTTGATGACATTGCTGAGCATAAGCAGTTGGTTGCTTTACTTGGAACAGGGGAGATTAATGCACAAAGCAAAATTATATTAACAACCAGGCAAAATACAGATAAATGGTTTAGCTCCACAAAATGGAGATGTCAAagttataaaatgaaattattgAATGATGATGAATCATTAGAACTTTTAAGTCGGCATGCATTTGGTTCCAAGATTCCCATGGAAGGTTTCGTGGAGCTTGCAGGACAAGCAGTACGATATTGTCAAGGAAATCCACTGGCACTTGAAGTTTTGGGTTCGTCTCTGTTCAAAAACGATTGGGAAAGTCAATTGAAGCTATTAGATAAAGATATCGATTCTCGAATTCAAGTAGTACTCATAAGGAGCTACATGTCTTTGCCATATAAATCGGAGAAAGAGTTGTTTTTGCATATTGCTTGTTTCTTTGTTGGCAAAGACATAGACTATGTGGTAACGATATTGGAGCGTGATTATTCTGCAGCATCCGGGATCAAAACATTAATAAACAGATGTCTTCTCTCTGTTTCACCAAACAAAAAACTCGTAATGCATCGGTTGCTCCAGGAGATGGGGAAAAACATAGTCCGTGAAGAATCGCCGAAATATCCTTCAGAGCGTAGTAGAGTCTGGCTAAGTAGCGAGTCCTATAAGATATTGAGCAAGGGAAAG ggTTCAAAAACAATAGAAGGTTTAGCACTTGACATGAATCTGCTGACAGAAGAGATCTTTGCATTCAAG TCATCAGAACTCAAGACCAAGGCACTAAAAAAGATGGATAACTTAAAATTGTTGCAGCTAAATTTTGTGGAGCTGACCGGCTCCTTTGACAATATACCAGAAGATTTAAGATGGCTTTGCTGGATTGGATTCAATTCAAAAACTGTACCCTCTGATTTATACATGATGAATTTGGTGGCTATAGATATGAGCAATAGCAAGTTGGAAGTATTTGACCCCCCTATG AATCTTCAATCATTGCAGATTCTAAATCTTAAGGACTCACACAATCTACGTGAAATTCGCAACGTGTTTAGAATCCCTCAACTCGAGTCTTTGATTCTTTGGAACTGTTTTAGTTTGTTGCATGTCTGTGAAACCATTGGAGACCTTACGAGTCTTGCACTATTGAACTTGACAGGGTGTAAAAATTTGTCCAATCTGTTAGTAGGAACTAAAGCATCCACCTCTGGTGGATTTCCAATGCCTACATTATCCTTCCCACGTTCATTAAAGCGGCTATTACTCAATAAGTGCGAACTTGAATATACTGATcattttcctttgaatttcaacGTTCAACCATTTTTGGAGTACTTGAACTTAGGGAATAGTCTATTTAAGGTCTCGCCTTGCTATGATCATCTTGAAAATCTTCGGGTCCTTGATTTGAGTTTTTGCTGTAGTCTGAAGTCGCTTCTATATCTCCCCAACAGATTAGCAgaattgtatgtatattattGTGAGTCACTGGAGCAAATAACTTTCAATTCACATCGATTCACTTTGCAAGAGTTTGGTTATGAAGGTTGTGTCAATTTGTATGAAGTTGAAGACTTTATCAAATTGCTACCAGTATCCAAGCTCAATGAAACTGCTCTGGGGCACTTGAAGTGGCTGAAAAAATATCAAAACCACGAGGTGTGCCTTGTTGGTGATGATGAGCTCACAGTAGGCAGAAATTGTAATCTCCAg ATGTTGTATGAATTCAGTATAATGAGCACATCTCTGCCAGATGTTTCAGACCTAAAGGATCCAAACATTAAACCTGACTATATATCAGAATCATCATCTTTGTCCTTTGGAGTGCCTTCATGTCCTGAGAATAGGAGGCTTAAAGGATTAAATCTAACTTTCAAATATACAATATCAGGTGATGACTCTGCATGGTTTGCTAAAATCAGTACAACGAATGGTGTTGATTTGATGTACAACCCCAGAGTATTTGGCAAACCAGAATATGGTGAAGTTGGTATATGGTTGAGCTATTGGCCAATTGGAAACACATTGGAGCCGGAAGATAAAGTTAATGTCTCTATTGCTGTGATGAGTGGATTAGAGGTGCATGAATGTGGGGCAAGGCTTGTGTACTCTGATGACGAAGTAGCTGATGAATCCTCTGGAAGCAATTTAAGTTTGGAAGAAATTCTTGGTGGAGAATTGTCTGGATTTCAGCTAAGCACAGGAGCATACTATCTTTGTCGCCGTGATTTCTTCGAGTTAATGGAGGTTGGCAGACTAGCACCTGATTGGTTTAAAATTTTAGTGGGTGATACCATTGATTATACAG AGATACGGGGATGGAGAAAGATTGGTCGACCTAAGCAGCTGAATCGATCATATATAGATTTGAAAACTCTGAGATGCATCATCCAAGGTCCTGAATTG GAGGACATTTACAAGATAACAGAAATGTCTAAATCATCTCTTGATACAACTATGACGTTTACATCAAGCTCAGAGCTAGTAAAATCTGGTACTGAATTTGAGATTCATGCTACAAATGGCAAG AGAACTGTGCACAAAAAACTGATAGGAATAGGAGTGAACATCGGTGATGATAAGGTAAAACACAAGGTGGTGAAAGAATTGGCTAAATTTGCAGGAATTGGATCAGTCACTCTTGATACAAAAGAAGAGCGGATAACTGTCGTTGGAGATTTTCATCCTTTTCGTGTTGTGAAATTGGTGGAGGAGCTTTGGAAAAATGAGCTCATTCGTGTTAAAAATCTACCCAAAAGCTCCGCATTGAAATCTTTATATGACAGATGTTATACAATTTATAACTTCGCAAGAGAAGCAGGAGTAACATTGAAATATTATGCAGAAGCAGCACAAGCAAGTTCCCCAATGGGAAGTCCCCCCCATCAATGGGAAGTCCTCCATCAATCAATGGAAAG TTCCCCAAGTCCCCCCCATCAATGGGAAGTCCTCCATCAATCAATGGAAAGTTCCCCAAGTCTCTCCCATCAACGGAAAGCCCCCCATCCATCAATGGAAAGTCCCCCAAGTTTCCCAGTTTCCTCATTAAGAAAATTTTCCCGAAGCCCATCATTGGAAAGACCCCCCCTAAGCCCATCAATGGAAAGTCCCCCAAGTTCCCCATTTCAATCACCGGAAAAGTCCAGTTCGTGA
- the LOC122587428 gene encoding disease resistance protein RUN1-like isoform X1: MSSYDVFLSFRGEDTRDSFTDHLYNALIRAGIDTFRDNEEINRGEELKPEIERAIKESRSSIVVLSKNYATSSWCLDELLLILQQRKECNHFVLPVFYHIAPTDVRQQTNSFAIQVIEASSKWSVHNVNQWKAALKEVADLAGMVLSGSETKFLKEIVDTIYNKIDCKEVSLPPNITGMSARYEEINIWLNQPNLEFLSIWGMGGSGKTTLAKYIYDSNWKHFENVSFVEGIDSRCEGHHDLLELQEQLLKDILGGKKRKIPGVSHGTRKIEEALHSKRTLIVLDDIAEHKQLVALLGTGEINAQSKIILTTRQNTDKWFSSTKWRCQSYKMKLLNDDESLELLSRHAFGSKIPMEGFVELAGQAVRYCQGNPLALEVLGSSLFKNDWESQLKLLDKDIDSRIQVVLIRSYMSLPYKSEKELFLHIACFFVGKDIDYVVTILERDYSAASGIKTLINRCLLSVSPNKKLVMHRLLQEMGKNIVREESPKYPSERSRVWLSSESYKILSKGKGSKTIEGLALDMNLLTEEIFAFKSSELKTKALKKMDNLKLLQLNFVELTGSFDNIPEDLRWLCWIGFNSKTVPSDLYMMNLVAIDMSNSKLEVFDPPMNLQSLQILNLKDSHNLREIRNVFRIPQLESLILWNCFSLLHVCETIGDLTSLALLNLTGCKNLSNLLVGTKASTSGGFPMPTLSFPRSLKRLLLNKCELEYTDHFPLNFNVQPFLEYLNLGNSLFKVSPCYDHLENLRVLDLSFCCSLKSLLYLPNRLAELYVYYCESLEQITFNSHRFTLQEFGYEGCVNLYEVEDFIKLLPVSKLNETALGHLKWLKKYQNHEVCLVGDDELTVGRNCNLQMLYEFSIMSTSLPDVSDLKDPNIKPDYISESSSLSFGVPSCPENRRLKGLNLTFKYTISGDDSAWFAKISTTNGVDLMYNPRVFGKPEYGEVGIWLSYWPIGNTLEPEDKVNVSIAVMSGLEVHECGARLVYSDDEVADESSGSNLSLEEILGGELSGFQLSTGAYYLCRRDFFELMEVGRLAPDWFKILVGDTIDYTEIRGWRKIGRPKQLNRSYIDLKTLRCIIQGPELEDIYKITEMSKSSLDTTMTFTSSSELVKSGTEFEIHATNGKRTVHKKLIGIGVNIGDDKVKHKVVKELAKFAGIGSVTLDTKEERITVVGDFHPFRVVKLVEELWKNELIRVKNLPKSSALKSLYDRCYTIYNFAREAGVTLKYYAEAAQASSPMGSPPHQWEVLHQSMESSPSPPHQWEVLHQSMESSPSPPHQWEVLHQSMESSPSLSHQRKAPHPSMESPPSFPVSSLRKFSRSPSLERPPLSPSMESPPSSPFQSPEKSSS; this comes from the exons ATGAGTAGCTATGACGTATTTCTGAGCTTTAGAGGCGAAGATACACGTGATTCATTTACAGACCATCTTTACAATGCACTAATACGAGCAGGAATTGATACTTTTAGAGACAATGAAGAAATAAATAGAGGTGAGGAATTGAAACCTGAAATCGAAAGAGCAATCAAGGAATCAAGGTCTTCAATAGTTGTATTGTCAAAAAACTATGCAACTTCCTCTTGGTGCCTTGATGAGCTTCTGTTGATTCTACAACAAAGAAAAGAATGCAATCATTTTGTTCTGCCAGTTTTCTATCACATCGCTCCCACAGATGTTAGGCAACAAACTAACAGTTTCGCCATACAAGTGATCGAAGCTTCTTCAAAGTGGTCTGTGCACAACGTGAACCAGTGGAAGGCAGCACTAAAAGAGGTTGCTGATTTGGCCGGCATGGTTCTTTCTGG gtCTGAAACAAAGTTCTTGAAGGAAATTGTGGATACTATTTACAATAAAATAGATTGCAAAGAAGTTTCTCTTCCACCCAATATAACAGGGATGTCCGCTCGATATGAGGAGATCAATATTTGGTTAAATCAACCCAATCTTGAATTTTTATCAATTTGGGGAATGGGTGGAAGTGGCAAAACAACACTGGCCAAGTATATATACGATTCAAATTGGAAACATTTCGAAAATGTAAGTTTTGTTGAAGGGATTGATAGTAGATGTGAAGGACATCATGATTTGCTTGAGCTACAAGAACAACTTCTCAAAGACATTTTAGGAggcaagaaaagaaaaattccTGGTGTTTCCCATGGTACGAGGAAAATTGAGGAGGCATTACATTCAAAAAGGACGCTAATTGTTCTTGATGACATTGCTGAGCATAAGCAGTTGGTTGCTTTACTTGGAACAGGGGAGATTAATGCACAAAGCAAAATTATATTAACAACCAGGCAAAATACAGATAAATGGTTTAGCTCCACAAAATGGAGATGTCAAagttataaaatgaaattattgAATGATGATGAATCATTAGAACTTTTAAGTCGGCATGCATTTGGTTCCAAGATTCCCATGGAAGGTTTCGTGGAGCTTGCAGGACAAGCAGTACGATATTGTCAAGGAAATCCACTGGCACTTGAAGTTTTGGGTTCGTCTCTGTTCAAAAACGATTGGGAAAGTCAATTGAAGCTATTAGATAAAGATATCGATTCTCGAATTCAAGTAGTACTCATAAGGAGCTACATGTCTTTGCCATATAAATCGGAGAAAGAGTTGTTTTTGCATATTGCTTGTTTCTTTGTTGGCAAAGACATAGACTATGTGGTAACGATATTGGAGCGTGATTATTCTGCAGCATCCGGGATCAAAACATTAATAAACAGATGTCTTCTCTCTGTTTCACCAAACAAAAAACTCGTAATGCATCGGTTGCTCCAGGAGATGGGGAAAAACATAGTCCGTGAAGAATCGCCGAAATATCCTTCAGAGCGTAGTAGAGTCTGGCTAAGTAGCGAGTCCTATAAGATATTGAGCAAGGGAAAG ggTTCAAAAACAATAGAAGGTTTAGCACTTGACATGAATCTGCTGACAGAAGAGATCTTTGCATTCAAG TCATCAGAACTCAAGACCAAGGCACTAAAAAAGATGGATAACTTAAAATTGTTGCAGCTAAATTTTGTGGAGCTGACCGGCTCCTTTGACAATATACCAGAAGATTTAAGATGGCTTTGCTGGATTGGATTCAATTCAAAAACTGTACCCTCTGATTTATACATGATGAATTTGGTGGCTATAGATATGAGCAATAGCAAGTTGGAAGTATTTGACCCCCCTATG AATCTTCAATCATTGCAGATTCTAAATCTTAAGGACTCACACAATCTACGTGAAATTCGCAACGTGTTTAGAATCCCTCAACTCGAGTCTTTGATTCTTTGGAACTGTTTTAGTTTGTTGCATGTCTGTGAAACCATTGGAGACCTTACGAGTCTTGCACTATTGAACTTGACAGGGTGTAAAAATTTGTCCAATCTGTTAGTAGGAACTAAAGCATCCACCTCTGGTGGATTTCCAATGCCTACATTATCCTTCCCACGTTCATTAAAGCGGCTATTACTCAATAAGTGCGAACTTGAATATACTGATcattttcctttgaatttcaacGTTCAACCATTTTTGGAGTACTTGAACTTAGGGAATAGTCTATTTAAGGTCTCGCCTTGCTATGATCATCTTGAAAATCTTCGGGTCCTTGATTTGAGTTTTTGCTGTAGTCTGAAGTCGCTTCTATATCTCCCCAACAGATTAGCAgaattgtatgtatattattGTGAGTCACTGGAGCAAATAACTTTCAATTCACATCGATTCACTTTGCAAGAGTTTGGTTATGAAGGTTGTGTCAATTTGTATGAAGTTGAAGACTTTATCAAATTGCTACCAGTATCCAAGCTCAATGAAACTGCTCTGGGGCACTTGAAGTGGCTGAAAAAATATCAAAACCACGAGGTGTGCCTTGTTGGTGATGATGAGCTCACAGTAGGCAGAAATTGTAATCTCCAg ATGTTGTATGAATTCAGTATAATGAGCACATCTCTGCCAGATGTTTCAGACCTAAAGGATCCAAACATTAAACCTGACTATATATCAGAATCATCATCTTTGTCCTTTGGAGTGCCTTCATGTCCTGAGAATAGGAGGCTTAAAGGATTAAATCTAACTTTCAAATATACAATATCAGGTGATGACTCTGCATGGTTTGCTAAAATCAGTACAACGAATGGTGTTGATTTGATGTACAACCCCAGAGTATTTGGCAAACCAGAATATGGTGAAGTTGGTATATGGTTGAGCTATTGGCCAATTGGAAACACATTGGAGCCGGAAGATAAAGTTAATGTCTCTATTGCTGTGATGAGTGGATTAGAGGTGCATGAATGTGGGGCAAGGCTTGTGTACTCTGATGACGAAGTAGCTGATGAATCCTCTGGAAGCAATTTAAGTTTGGAAGAAATTCTTGGTGGAGAATTGTCTGGATTTCAGCTAAGCACAGGAGCATACTATCTTTGTCGCCGTGATTTCTTCGAGTTAATGGAGGTTGGCAGACTAGCACCTGATTGGTTTAAAATTTTAGTGGGTGATACCATTGATTATACAG AGATACGGGGATGGAGAAAGATTGGTCGACCTAAGCAGCTGAATCGATCATATATAGATTTGAAAACTCTGAGATGCATCATCCAAGGTCCTGAATTG GAGGACATTTACAAGATAACAGAAATGTCTAAATCATCTCTTGATACAACTATGACGTTTACATCAAGCTCAGAGCTAGTAAAATCTGGTACTGAATTTGAGATTCATGCTACAAATGGCAAG AGAACTGTGCACAAAAAACTGATAGGAATAGGAGTGAACATCGGTGATGATAAGGTAAAACACAAGGTGGTGAAAGAATTGGCTAAATTTGCAGGAATTGGATCAGTCACTCTTGATACAAAAGAAGAGCGGATAACTGTCGTTGGAGATTTTCATCCTTTTCGTGTTGTGAAATTGGTGGAGGAGCTTTGGAAAAATGAGCTCATTCGTGTTAAAAATCTACCCAAAAGCTCCGCATTGAAATCTTTATATGACAGATGTTATACAATTTATAACTTCGCAAGAGAAGCAGGAGTAACATTGAAATATTATGCAGAAGCAGCACAAGCAAGTTCCCCAATGGGAAGTCCCCCCCATCAATGGGAAGTCCTCCATCAATCAATGGAAAGTTCCCCAAGTCCCCCCCATCAATGGGAAGTCCTCCATCAATCAATGGAAAGTTCCCCAAGTCCCCCCCATCAATGGGAAGTCCTCCATCAATCAATGGAAAGTTCCCCAAGTCTCTCCCATCAACGGAAAGCCCCCCATCCATCAATGGAAAGTCCCCCAAGTTTCCCAGTTTCCTCATTAAGAAAATTTTCCCGAAGCCCATCATTGGAAAGACCCCCCCTAAGCCCATCAATGGAAAGTCCCCCAAGTTCCCCATTTCAATCACCGGAAAAGTCCAGTTCGTGA